In the genome of Paenibacillus sp. FSL R5-0766, one region contains:
- a CDS encoding ABC transporter substrate-binding protein, which translates to MRTFKKIAFLATMTVILATLLSACGSNATTPASGAGTSNSGGQANTQVDKIMVSEVYHNLLYLPLYVANNQGFLKENRIELSSIRAAGSGPTALSSVISGESAFSFHGPEHVAFANAKGGDARSLVLLSGSAPVWAVAREGVTVNSTADFKGKTIVVGLAPTSSNSLLRKLFADNNIDIDKDVTITEVQNGSELGAVLAGKADIAIVYEPQLDQGIAEGLHIVHDFTKDYPDFAFATMNTTASFIEKNPDLIQRFVTSIEQALDYIQSNPEGAKAVAVKEFPNLDKNVVEQAVQRMIDSKVYPAEGLINESAFETAIDMQRFIGNLKEDLAYEEIIDSSFTTK; encoded by the coding sequence ATGCGTACATTCAAAAAGATAGCTTTTCTAGCAACGATGACGGTTATTTTGGCTACACTGCTCAGTGCATGCGGAAGCAATGCCACAACACCCGCGAGTGGTGCAGGTACATCTAATAGCGGGGGGCAAGCAAATACGCAGGTGGACAAAATTATGGTCTCCGAGGTGTATCACAACCTGCTCTACCTTCCCTTGTATGTAGCGAACAACCAAGGTTTTCTAAAGGAGAATCGCATTGAGCTCTCTTCCATACGTGCTGCCGGAAGCGGTCCAACAGCATTGTCTTCGGTGATCTCAGGCGAGTCGGCGTTCTCCTTCCACGGTCCTGAGCATGTCGCATTTGCTAATGCAAAGGGCGGAGATGCTCGCTCACTGGTCCTTCTATCCGGCAGTGCCCCAGTCTGGGCAGTTGCGCGAGAAGGAGTAACCGTGAACTCGACAGCGGATTTCAAAGGTAAAACCATCGTGGTGGGTTTGGCACCTACAAGTTCGAACAGCTTACTGCGGAAGCTGTTCGCTGACAATAACATCGATATCGACAAGGATGTGACGATCACCGAGGTTCAGAATGGCTCCGAGCTTGGTGCTGTATTAGCTGGCAAAGCCGATATTGCTATCGTTTACGAACCTCAGCTGGATCAAGGCATTGCAGAAGGACTGCATATTGTCCATGATTTCACAAAGGATTACCCTGACTTTGCCTTTGCAACGATGAATACAACCGCAAGTTTCATTGAAAAGAATCCTGATCTCATCCAGCGCTTTGTCACCTCTATTGAACAAGCCCTGGACTACATTCAATCGAATCCTGAAGGCGCAAAAGCAGTTGCCGTGAAGGAATTCCCGAATTTGGACAAAAACGTCGTGGAGCAAGCGGTACAACGCATGATCGACAGCAAGGTATATCCTGCGGAAGGACTCATCAATGAATCAGCATTCGAGACCGCAATCGATATGCAACGCTTCATCGGCAATCTGAAGGAAGACCTCGCTTACGAGGAGATTATCGATTCAAGCTTCACCACCAAATAG
- a CDS encoding amidase, which produces MITKPLNELTIAEAATLIKNKLISPVELTRSYLNRIEKVEPSVQAFVTVTAEQALQAARESEQKLMNGEYLGPLHGIPYGAKDIIHTAGIRTSAGSSTFPDFVPGTNATVIDKLQAAGAILLGKTTTTEYAFQGGEPPTRNPWNLEHTPGGSSSGSAAAVAAGMASFTLGTQTFGSLLRPAAYNGLTCMKPTYGRVSRNGVIPASWSLDHIGAFTRSAQDNAIVLEAMVGQDELDPFTLPHGKPDLKNALEHPISGMMVGLPSSFFQTDEPAILLAVESAIAVLEKLGMQWKKVDLPSYMEETIAAHRTVMRAEAAAFHQERYAEASDRYGHTMREQLELGYQTSAVDYLQAQRIRTIFRSEMMMLFDEVDVLLTPSTPYVAPYGYKTGSPIFNGPFTNTGLPSITVPIGFDTTSGKQLPIGMQLAGPLMREDRLLSIAHHYQQATNWHQLTPIIHTH; this is translated from the coding sequence ATGATTACGAAACCACTTAACGAGCTGACGATTGCTGAAGCCGCGACACTGATTAAAAATAAGTTGATATCTCCTGTCGAGCTTACAAGATCTTATTTGAATCGCATTGAGAAAGTAGAGCCTTCTGTGCAAGCCTTTGTTACGGTCACCGCCGAACAGGCTTTGCAGGCCGCAAGAGAGTCTGAACAAAAACTGATGAATGGCGAATATCTCGGTCCTCTGCATGGTATTCCCTATGGAGCCAAAGACATTATCCATACCGCTGGCATACGCACCTCCGCTGGATCAAGTACCTTTCCAGACTTCGTACCCGGAACGAATGCAACAGTGATTGATAAGTTGCAAGCTGCAGGAGCTATCCTGCTCGGCAAGACAACAACGACGGAATACGCCTTTCAGGGAGGAGAACCACCAACCCGCAACCCATGGAATTTAGAACATACCCCGGGCGGTTCCAGCTCCGGCTCTGCCGCTGCAGTAGCGGCTGGCATGGCTTCCTTCACACTCGGAACGCAGACCTTTGGATCTCTGCTCAGACCCGCAGCTTACAACGGATTAACCTGTATGAAACCCACTTACGGCAGGGTTAGCCGTAATGGTGTCATCCCAGCCAGTTGGAGCCTGGATCATATTGGCGCCTTCACTCGGTCCGCACAAGATAACGCAATCGTTCTGGAAGCAATGGTCGGACAAGATGAGCTGGACCCCTTCACGCTCCCTCATGGCAAGCCAGACTTAAAAAATGCTCTTGAGCATCCTATATCAGGAATGATGGTCGGGCTACCAAGCAGTTTCTTCCAGACTGATGAACCGGCGATCTTGTTAGCGGTAGAGTCGGCAATCGCTGTGCTTGAGAAGCTGGGCATGCAATGGAAGAAAGTTGACCTGCCTTCTTATATGGAAGAGACTATTGCTGCTCATCGTACGGTAATGCGGGCAGAAGCTGCCGCCTTCCATCAGGAACGCTACGCGGAAGCCTCTGATCGTTACGGCCACACGATGCGGGAGCAGCTTGAACTTGGTTACCAGACGAGTGCCGTTGATTATTTGCAGGCACAACGCATCCGAACGATATTCCGGAGCGAGATGATGATGCTTTTCGATGAAGTGGATGTGTTATTGACTCCATCAACACCCTATGTGGCCCCATACGGCTACAAGACGGGGAGCCCGATTTTTAACGGACCGTTCACCAATACGGGTCTACCGTCCATCACCGTACCCATCGGGTTTGATACCACCTCAGGGAAGCAATTACCTATCGGCATGCAGCTTGCTGGTCCACTTATGCGAGAAGACCGCTTGTTGTCCATTGCTCATCATTATCAGCAGGCTACGAACTGGCATCAGTTAACACCAATCATACACACTCATTAG
- a CDS encoding RidA family protein: MSTIIHASAAPKFPLPFSHAVRAGDLVYVAGQVGVNPQTLVPIGGIKEQTEQCIRNIEVILQEAGLTLDHIVKVTTHLARVEDQSEYNEVYARMIKQPYPARITVFSGLGPYLIEMEVLAYAPSIRGE; encoded by the coding sequence ATGTCTACCATCATACATGCAAGTGCAGCACCCAAGTTCCCACTTCCTTTCTCCCATGCTGTCCGCGCAGGAGATTTAGTCTACGTCGCAGGTCAAGTAGGTGTCAATCCACAGACGCTTGTGCCTATCGGCGGCATTAAGGAGCAGACTGAGCAGTGCATTCGTAATATTGAGGTGATCCTGCAAGAAGCCGGACTTACACTTGATCATATTGTGAAGGTAACCACTCATCTGGCCCGAGTCGAGGATCAGTCCGAATACAACGAAGTGTATGCGCGAATGATTAAACAACCCTATCCCGCCCGTATTACCGTATTCAGCGGGTTAGGCCCTTATTTAATTGAAATGGAAGTGCTGGCGTATGCACCTTCCATTCGAGGAGAGTAA
- a CDS encoding methyl-accepting chemotaxis protein produces the protein MVFSKARERMRNMSFRVKLPLMISLLVCIVLAVTAVVCYSVAAVITLDKSKDEIKATSDRVGAGLYASLSLEEKSTFLITTHRTFQDLLEIRNTDGQEGENFFSENNELLDKASGILADSLAGMEGNNSLILLDRNGIIIAANDPAVIKAERGDRAYFQEAIQGKNVISEGIVAKSSGQLGTAFAMPIYNENQEVQGVLVSAASTSFFVNQLQNININDEGKVIILDRVGTVIYDSADEKLAGQKMESGEYQSLIDLAPGAELQQGDISTDEKVAYYSKIPRSDWTVVVEDKMSDVQKPLRAMAKQMYIVLFSAIAVSVVAGILISLLVTRPITRLTVLFRQLADGDLTVQAQGKYSGEFKQLVDSFNTMAAGNKQLISSMNHSIGILKTSTSELEQSTQQTSTTIAETTTTAFEISRAMESQANDTEAIVDKFMNVGNKIANVNGMSQAVKFKADEITDAFKNNHEVIDALIAVNGQNEIEVGNISKITVQLAESSSGIHQITGTIAEIANQTKLLALNASIEAARAGDQGRGFAVVASEIRKLAEQTTAQSEDINRIVMQTIDHVEQNNRSVQAIEAIAEQHKSSVSQTKETFNFVTENMNEMMSQVQAIATEIESIERDKDDVIGAAQNLSASGEEVSASVEEVTATMQEQSGMTEHLTDMVQRIDGLTKQLAEESSRFKTK, from the coding sequence ATGGTATTTAGCAAGGCAAGAGAACGCATGCGCAACATGTCGTTCAGAGTCAAGTTACCACTTATGATCAGTCTGCTGGTGTGTATCGTACTGGCGGTAACTGCGGTAGTGTGTTACAGCGTAGCGGCAGTTATTACACTCGACAAAAGCAAAGATGAAATTAAGGCAACCTCGGACCGGGTGGGGGCAGGTTTGTATGCTTCACTGAGTTTGGAAGAAAAATCCACCTTTCTGATCACAACACATCGGACCTTCCAGGATCTGCTGGAGATTCGGAATACGGATGGGCAGGAAGGTGAGAACTTTTTCTCGGAAAACAATGAACTGCTGGATAAGGCAAGTGGTATTCTCGCGGACAGTCTGGCAGGTATGGAAGGTAACAACAGTCTGATTTTGTTGGATCGGAATGGCATTATTATTGCAGCGAATGATCCGGCAGTGATCAAGGCGGAACGCGGAGATCGGGCATATTTCCAAGAAGCGATTCAGGGTAAAAACGTGATTAGTGAAGGAATTGTAGCCAAGTCCTCAGGACAACTCGGTACGGCTTTTGCCATGCCAATCTACAATGAGAATCAAGAAGTACAGGGAGTGCTCGTATCTGCGGCATCCACCTCGTTCTTCGTTAATCAGCTACAAAATATCAATATTAATGATGAGGGTAAAGTGATCATTCTGGACCGTGTAGGTACGGTCATCTACGATTCAGCGGATGAGAAGTTGGCAGGCCAGAAGATGGAGTCCGGCGAATACCAATCATTGATAGATCTTGCTCCTGGCGCTGAACTACAACAAGGGGATATTAGCACAGATGAGAAAGTGGCGTATTATTCCAAAATCCCAAGATCGGACTGGACCGTCGTTGTTGAAGATAAAATGAGTGATGTGCAGAAACCTTTGCGTGCGATGGCAAAACAGATGTATATTGTTCTGTTTAGTGCTATTGCGGTTTCCGTCGTAGCCGGTATCCTGATCTCTTTGCTGGTAACCAGACCAATTACAAGACTAACTGTGTTGTTCAGACAGCTTGCTGACGGCGATCTGACGGTGCAGGCTCAAGGTAAATATAGCGGAGAATTCAAACAATTGGTGGACAGCTTCAATACCATGGCAGCAGGCAATAAACAGCTGATCTCCAGCATGAACCATTCCATCGGCATCCTGAAAACTAGTACATCCGAGCTGGAACAGTCCACTCAGCAAACTTCGACCACGATTGCTGAAACAACGACAACAGCATTTGAGATTTCACGAGCGATGGAGTCCCAGGCGAACGATACGGAAGCCATTGTGGACAAATTCATGAATGTTGGTAACAAGATTGCCAACGTGAATGGAATGTCGCAGGCAGTGAAGTTCAAGGCAGATGAAATTACGGATGCATTCAAAAATAATCATGAAGTTATTGATGCACTCATTGCGGTGAACGGACAGAACGAGATTGAAGTTGGTAACATCTCCAAAATTACAGTGCAACTCGCCGAAAGTTCTTCGGGCATTCACCAGATTACAGGTACGATTGCCGAAATCGCAAATCAGACGAAATTACTTGCGTTGAATGCTTCAATCGAGGCGGCGAGAGCTGGTGATCAGGGACGTGGCTTCGCAGTCGTTGCTTCTGAGATCCGCAAGCTGGCAGAGCAGACGACAGCTCAATCGGAGGATATCAACCGAATTGTGATGCAGACCATTGATCACGTGGAGCAGAATAACCGGAGTGTTCAGGCTATTGAAGCGATTGCGGAACAGCATAAGAGCAGTGTTAGCCAGACCAAAGAGACATTCAATTTTGTCACCGAGAATATGAATGAGATGATGAGCCAGGTTCAAGCTATTGCCACAGAGATCGAATCCATTGAACGTGATAAGGATGACGTCATTGGGGCGGCACAGAACTTGTCTGCTTCCGGTGAAGAGGTGTCGGCTTCTGTTGAGGAAGTCACAGCAACAATGCAGGAACAGTCCGGCATGACGGAACATTTGACAGATATGGTGCAGAGAATCGATGGACTGACCAAACAACTTGCCGAGGAATCATCTCGCTTTAAAACAAAATAG
- a CDS encoding TatD family hydrolase, which yields MPIIDIHIHLSDIDSFHRTAIDLSKVDYSAAGLKAEFDKNDVILGIGMGVTEQTKGAFPDSSSPNPMGLDLEEKVPSFLMECVGINPNALDGKHAQDELDRIEARLQSPEVAGIKLYAGYYHHYVYDKIYTPVYELAAKYNLPVVIHTGDTYSMNGLLKYSHPLTVDELALQQRGVNFMICHLGDPWVMDAAEVVAKNPNVYADLSGLVVGDRPHFERFMNEPLFMDHFRRALVYSDHYEKMLFGTDWPLAQIDLYAEFVRRLVPEQHHDKVFYENAFGLFPRIGQRIADLG from the coding sequence ATGCCGATCATTGATATTCATATTCATCTGTCGGACATCGACAGCTTTCACCGAACAGCGATCGATCTATCGAAAGTGGATTACTCTGCCGCTGGTCTTAAAGCGGAGTTTGATAAGAACGACGTCATTCTGGGTATCGGAATGGGGGTTACGGAGCAGACGAAGGGCGCGTTCCCGGATTCCAGTTCCCCTAACCCGATGGGACTTGACCTAGAAGAGAAAGTTCCGTCATTCCTCATGGAATGTGTGGGGATCAATCCCAATGCGCTAGACGGTAAACACGCGCAGGACGAGCTTGACCGGATTGAAGCTAGACTGCAATCCCCGGAGGTAGCCGGAATCAAACTCTATGCCGGATACTATCATCACTATGTGTATGACAAAATCTATACTCCGGTCTATGAACTCGCAGCCAAGTACAACCTGCCTGTCGTGATTCATACGGGTGACACGTACTCCATGAATGGATTGCTCAAGTATTCGCATCCACTGACGGTGGATGAATTAGCCTTGCAGCAGCGCGGTGTGAACTTTATGATCTGTCATCTGGGTGATCCCTGGGTGATGGATGCAGCTGAAGTGGTGGCGAAGAATCCTAACGTGTACGCGGATTTGTCCGGTCTTGTGGTGGGGGATCGGCCTCATTTTGAACGGTTCATGAACGAACCTTTGTTCATGGATCATTTCCGCCGGGCCTTGGTCTATTCGGATCATTACGAGAAAATGCTGTTTGGCACCGACTGGCCGCTTGCGCAAATCGATCTGTATGCCGAATTTGTCCGCCGACTTGTACCGGAACAGCATCATGATAAAGTGTTCTACGAGAATGCCTTTGGGCTGTTTCCACGTATTGGACAGCGGATTGCCGATCTGGGTTAA